One genomic region from Dermacentor variabilis isolate Ectoservices chromosome 6, ASM5094787v1, whole genome shotgun sequence encodes:
- the LOC142585388 gene encoding queuine tRNA-ribosyltransferase accessory subunit 2 has product MRFSVSHACKSNSGRCGEIWALQGASDAERFSTPMCLLYTQAGSVPHLTYDMLHKIKGVDHHPALFPLPPIANFSNSVQEFGAGISKFSGMPTHPAFIRIQDPMKATPSGFNDKAGVSIWDQGGRIHLNVPSFMRIVESFKPSCYQALCDSDTPKDATRKRLQRAVERTTSLLDQCVAAKSVSSALRDSCILGTVVGGYSKEHRHTSAKEISKRDVDGYVIEGFHIDGPASRSLKFEEVNDLLEEVISFLPEDKPRFMHGILRPEFILKAAISGIDVFDTSFANAVTDDGMAMSFCCSCDNDKGLSLMLERDLLDHELVLDMKDCKYRDQFVPLLEGCACYACRHFTRAYVNHLLNAGEMLAFVLLNLHNIHHFLNFFEAIRKFLKEQY; this is encoded by the coding sequence ATGCGCTTTTCCGTGTCTCACGCTTGTAAAAGCAACAGCGGCCGCTGTGGCGAGATTTGGGCTCTCCAAGGCGCTTCCGACGCTGAGCGCTTCTCCACACCGATGTGCCTGCTGTACACGCAAGCCGGTAGCGTTCCTCACTTGACGTACGACATGCTCCACAAGATCAAGGGCGTCGACCATCACCCGGCGCTATTCCCCTTGCCTCCCATTGCCAACTTCTCGAACTCGGTTCAAGAGTTCGGCGCCGGAATTTCCAAGTTCTCAGGCATGCCGACGCATCCAGCTTTCATCAGGATTCAGGATCCCATGAAGGCGACGCCGTCTGGGTTCAACGACAAGGCCGGCGTTTCCATCTGGGATCAGGGCGGTCGCATTCACCTGAACGTCCCTAGTTTCATGCGTATCGTGGAATCGTTCAAGCCCTCCTGCTACCAAGCGCTTTGCGACAGCGATACGCCCAAGGATGCCACGAGGAAAAGGCTTCAGCGCGCCGTCGAAAGAACAACTTCCCTGCTGGATCAATGCGTCGCTGCTAAATCTGTGTCAAGCGCCCTCCGTGACAGTTGCATTCTCGGAACGGTCGTTGGCGGCTACAGCAAAGAGCACCGCCATACCTCCGCGAAGGAGATCTCCAAGCGCGATGTCGACGGGTACGTCATCGAAGGCTTTCACATCGACGGACCGGCGTCGAGAAGCCTAAAGTTCGAAGAGGTGAATGACCTCTTGGAGGAGGTCATTTCGTTTTTGCCCGAAGACAAACCGCGGTTCATGCACGGCATACTGCGGCCAGAATTCATACTGAAGGCCGCTATTAGCGGCATAGACGTCTTTGACACGTCGTTCGCGAACGCCGTTACTGATGATGGAATGGCTATGTCATTCTGCTGCAGCTGTGACAATGACAAGGGCCTCTCGTTGATGCTCGAGAGGGACCTGTTGGATCACGAACTTGTGCTGGACATGAAAGATTGCAAGTACAGGGACCAGTTTGTTCCGCTCTTGGAGGGATGTGCATGTTATGCATGCAGACATTTTACGCGGGCCTACGTCAACCATTTGCTAAACGCGGGGGAAATGCTGGCGTTCGTGTTGCTAAACCTGCACAACATCCATCATTTCCTGAACTTTTTCGAGGCTATCAGGAAGTTTCTAAAGGAGCAGTACTGA